One region of Sphingomonas adhaesiva genomic DNA includes:
- the cobT gene encoding cobaltochelatase subunit CobT, with protein MANDTPLDRFKNVLGGAARALSDEAELELAFTADAPAQSGKHLKVPMPARTLPADQVAEARGFADSFALRLRHHDTALHTRAAPAEAVARAVFDAVETARIEALGSRGYQGISDNLASAMDVRLRADPITRARNRAEVPLSTALQLLVREALTGQPAPVAAEPGLALVREWIGEKTDLSALALALDDQRAFQGLTRKLLEDLELVEGEAEPQESDEGGEEEAGDESGDTDESDEGDAQGAEGEQQVEQRGQQRDEEQAEGESEQQEGDDLHDAEGEPGDDGEEGMQPVRPNRPPADMSQAFDYRTWTTDFDEVVAATELCDAEELARLRGYLDQQLVHLQSAVSKLANRLQRRLMAQQSRSWDFDQDEGLLDAARLARVVVNPMQSLSYKIERDTEFRDTVVTLLIDNSGSMRGRPISIAAISADILARTLERCGVKTEILGFTTRAWKGGQSRETWLAAGRPPQPGRLNDVRHIVYKMADEPWRRARNSLGLMMREGLLKENIDGEALMWAHARMMARPEERRILMVISDGAPVDDSTLSVNSGSYLERHLRQVIAWIEKKSPVELVAIGIGHDVTRYYSRAVTIMDAEQLGGTIIEQLAALFDTK; from the coding sequence ATGGCCAACGACACCCCCCTCGACCGCTTCAAGAACGTCCTCGGCGGGGCGGCGCGTGCGCTGTCGGACGAGGCGGAACTGGAGCTGGCCTTTACCGCCGACGCCCCGGCGCAGTCGGGCAAGCATCTGAAGGTGCCGATGCCCGCGCGCACGCTGCCCGCGGATCAGGTGGCGGAGGCGCGCGGGTTCGCCGACAGCTTCGCGCTCAGGCTGCGGCATCACGATACCGCGCTCCACACGCGCGCCGCGCCGGCGGAGGCGGTGGCGCGCGCGGTGTTCGATGCGGTGGAGACGGCGCGGATCGAGGCGCTGGGGAGCCGCGGCTACCAGGGGATCAGCGACAATCTGGCGAGCGCGATGGACGTGCGGCTGCGCGCCGACCCGATCACGCGCGCGCGCAACCGTGCCGAGGTGCCGCTGTCGACCGCGCTCCAGCTGCTGGTGCGCGAGGCGCTGACCGGGCAGCCCGCGCCGGTGGCGGCGGAGCCCGGCCTTGCGCTCGTGCGCGAATGGATCGGCGAGAAGACCGACCTCTCCGCCCTCGCGCTCGCGCTCGACGACCAGCGCGCGTTCCAGGGACTGACGCGCAAGTTGCTGGAGGATCTGGAGCTCGTCGAGGGCGAGGCGGAGCCGCAGGAAAGCGACGAGGGCGGCGAGGAGGAGGCCGGCGACGAGAGCGGCGATACCGACGAATCGGACGAGGGCGATGCGCAGGGCGCCGAGGGCGAGCAGCAGGTCGAGCAGCGCGGCCAGCAGCGCGACGAGGAGCAGGCCGAGGGCGAGAGCGAGCAGCAGGAGGGGGACGACCTCCACGATGCCGAGGGCGAGCCGGGCGACGACGGCGAGGAGGGGATGCAGCCGGTCCGCCCCAACCGTCCCCCCGCCGACATGTCGCAGGCGTTCGACTATCGCACCTGGACGACCGACTTCGACGAAGTGGTCGCCGCGACCGAGCTGTGCGACGCGGAGGAGCTGGCGCGGCTGCGCGGCTATCTCGACCAGCAGCTGGTGCACCTGCAATCCGCGGTCTCGAAGCTCGCCAACCGGCTCCAGCGGCGGTTGATGGCGCAGCAGTCGCGTTCGTGGGACTTCGACCAGGACGAGGGATTGCTCGACGCGGCGCGGCTGGCGCGCGTGGTCGTCAACCCGATGCAGTCGCTGAGCTACAAGATCGAGCGCGATACCGAATTCCGCGATACGGTTGTCACGCTGCTGATCGACAATTCGGGATCGATGCGCGGGCGCCCGATCTCGATCGCGGCGATCAGCGCGGACATATTGGCGCGCACGCTGGAGCGGTGCGGGGTCAAGACCGAGATCCTGGGCTTCACGACGCGCGCGTGGAAGGGCGGGCAGAGCCGCGAGACGTGGCTCGCCGCCGGGCGCCCGCCGCAGCCCGGGCGGCTCAACGACGTCCGCCACATCGTCTACAAGATGGCGGACGAGCCGTGGCGGCGCGCGCGCAACTCGCTGGGCCTGATGATGCGCGAGGGGCTGCTGAAGGAGAATATCGACGGCGAGGCGCTGATGTGGGCGCATGCCCGGATGATGGCGCGGCCCGAGGAGCGGCGCATCCTGATGGTCATCTCCGACGGCGCGCCGGTCGACGATTCGACGCTCAGCGTGAACTCCGGCTCGTATCTGGAGCGGCATCTGCGGCAGGTGATCGCGTGGATCGAGAAGAAGTCGCCGGTCGAGCTGGTGGCGATCGGGATCGGCCACGACGTGACGCGCTATTACAGCCGTGCGGTGACGATCATGGATGCCGAGCAGCTGGGCGGCACGATCATCGAGCAGCTGGCCGCGCTGTTCGACACCAAGTGA
- the cobS gene encoding cobaltochelatase subunit CobS, protein MTDIPNTQPDSRDTTILDAPDKMVSVRELFGIDSDMECPAFSEADERVPDLDPAYVFDPDTTMAVVAGFAHNRRVMVQGYHGTGKSSHIEQVAARLKWPCIRINLDAHISRIDLVGRDAIVLKDGQQVTEFREGLLPWALQTPTALVFDEYDAGRPDVMFVIQRVLETEGKLTLLDQNRVIRPNPWFRLFATANTIGLGDTSGLYHGTQQINQGQMDRWNVVVTLNYLPAVTEAQIVLAKSGEYDRPEGKKVVENMVRVADLTRRGFVNGDISTVMSPRTVITWAQNAMIFGDVGFAFRLSFLNKCDEAERSLVAEYYQRVFGKDLPESVVGKAG, encoded by the coding sequence ATGACCGATATCCCGAACACTCAGCCCGACAGCCGGGACACCACGATCCTGGACGCCCCCGACAAGATGGTCAGCGTGCGCGAGCTGTTCGGGATCGACAGCGACATGGAATGCCCGGCCTTTTCCGAGGCGGACGAGCGCGTCCCCGACCTGGACCCCGCCTATGTGTTCGATCCCGACACCACGATGGCGGTCGTCGCGGGCTTCGCGCACAACCGGCGCGTGATGGTGCAGGGCTATCACGGCACCGGCAAGTCGAGCCATATCGAGCAGGTGGCGGCGCGGCTGAAATGGCCGTGCATCCGCATCAACCTGGACGCGCACATCAGCCGTATCGACCTGGTCGGGCGCGACGCGATCGTGCTGAAGGACGGCCAGCAGGTGACCGAATTCCGCGAAGGCCTGCTGCCGTGGGCGCTGCAGACCCCGACCGCGCTGGTCTTCGACGAATATGACGCCGGTCGCCCCGACGTGATGTTCGTGATCCAGCGCGTGCTGGAGACCGAGGGCAAGCTGACGCTGCTCGACCAGAACCGCGTCATCCGCCCGAATCCGTGGTTCCGCCTGTTCGCGACCGCCAACACGATCGGGCTGGGCGACACCAGCGGGCTGTACCACGGCACGCAGCAGATCAACCAGGGGCAGATGGACCGCTGGAATGTGGTCGTCACGCTCAACTACCTGCCCGCGGTCACCGAGGCGCAGATCGTGCTCGCCAAGTCGGGCGAATATGACAGGCCCGAGGGCAAGAAGGTGGTGGAGAACATGGTCCGCGTCGCCGACCTGACGCGGCGCGGCTTCGTCAACGGCGACATCTCGACCGTGATGAGCCCGCGCACCGTCATCACCTGGGCGCAGAATGCGATGATCTTCGGCGACGTGGGCTTCGCGTTCCGGCTGTCGTTCCTCAACAAGTGCGACGAGGCGGAGCGCTCGCTGGTGGCGGAATATTACCAGCGCGTGTTCGGCAAGGACCTGCCGGAGAGCGTCGTGGGGAAGGCCGGATGA
- a CDS encoding nucleotidyltransferase family protein has translation MTRAEALRRLRTHRADLRAMGIEHVAIFGSTAREEADARSDLDLAVTLRTDMRLGWDFFTLDDRVSALLGVPVDIVTEPADRPRLQAEIDRDRIDAF, from the coding sequence ATGACGCGCGCCGAAGCTTTGCGACGCTTGCGGACCCACCGCGCGGACCTGCGCGCGATGGGGATCGAACATGTCGCAATCTTCGGCTCGACCGCGCGCGAGGAAGCGGACGCTCGGTCCGACCTCGATCTGGCGGTGACGTTGCGCACCGACATGCGGCTCGGCTGGGACTTCTTCACGCTGGACGACCGCGTCAGCGCGCTGTTGGGCGTTCCGGTGGACATCGTGACCGAACCCGCCGACCGGCCGCGGCTTCAGGCGGAGATCGACCGTGACCGCATCGACGCTTTCTGA
- a CDS encoding HepT-like ribonuclease domain-containing protein, with product MTASTLSERAKSRLRDMIEDADRVATFIDGMSVHTFAADERTIFAVERLLQRITEAVIQIPADEAVRLGPDVPVAKMRAFGNRLRHEYRNIARDIIFDLARIEVPLIRAAAELALEMDG from the coding sequence GTGACCGCATCGACGCTTTCTGAGCGTGCGAAGTCCCGGCTGCGCGACATGATCGAGGATGCCGATCGGGTGGCGACGTTCATCGATGGAATGTCGGTTCATACGTTCGCCGCCGACGAGCGCACGATCTTCGCGGTCGAACGATTGCTTCAGCGCATCACCGAGGCGGTGATCCAGATCCCGGCGGACGAGGCCGTTCGGCTGGGGCCGGATGTGCCGGTGGCGAAGATGCGGGCCTTCGGCAACCGCCTGCGCCACGAATATCGCAACATTGCGCGGGACATCATCTTCGATCTCGCGCGTATCGAGGTGCCGCTTATCCGTGCGGCGGCCGAGCTTGCCTTGGAAATGGACGGTTGA